Below is a genomic region from Micropterus dolomieu isolate WLL.071019.BEF.003 ecotype Adirondacks linkage group LG08, ASM2129224v1, whole genome shotgun sequence.
ttgagcagtgtacaatATTGTAGTGGAATAGAAGAATAACCACTCAGTTAAAGTAGCCTATGTCAGATTTGAACTTATACAGTATTTTAGTTGTTGTAGTTGAAAACTCCATTAATAGCctaaacatacaaaaactgGCTTCAGAAGTCACATTTAGGTTTTTGGTCCCCTGCTCCCACTCCATGTAAAACATGTTAGATCCGCCTCTGTGCTGCATCGTGACcagaaaatacatgttttgtgCTCAGAAGAACCAGATGGATTCAGCTCTCCCTCCTGAGTCCCGTGACCTTAGGGTATTCATGAAAAATATGAATGTGCAGCCCTGACTGGCGCCCCATAGGAGACcttcagatgttttgtttttgttaagatACTCTGACCATCATCTGAGAGGCAAacggcaataaaaaaaaaaaacatagcctGTTGTAAGGAGACTCGTGCTCACGATGAAAGATTCTGAATACATGAAACTATATTTATCCACGCAAACAAAAGCTTAATGAACTTAAAGAGAAAACGGATTATAAAACTTACAAACAATAAATGACTTGTCCAAAATTCACAATTTAAACGAATTAATGTATCTAATCCACTCATCCTGTAGTAGTGTCTGTTGTCTATCTCAAACTCAagcctttctttgtttttgaaacATACAAATTGGGCAGCGGCCCCTGTAGGTCGATCATACATCCAGTTGCGCACGACTTGGTGACATCAGTGGGGACGAGGGATCCTGAAAAATGACTCCAGCGTTGGTGTGACGACAGTGACCGGTTAGTATAAATGCTGAGACAGAAAGTTATCTTGCTCATACCTCTAGACTTTACGGGTCACCAACCGCTGAGATAGAGCAACTATCATCACTGCCGGCTCAACAGAGGCTGGGAAAGAGGAGAATTTGGATACGTCCCAGGTGAGTCTGGCGCACTTCAGGATAAACAATACAAAGTATATCTATCTTTTGTGTTAGTGGTTCTTATTCGTCTTATCTGGGTGGGACAAATGTATAATGCGTTAGTGCGTTCAGTTTTCTTTCGAAAGGTTTTGTAGACAGCATGCCATTcagtttacatattttatttctgtaaaacaAGTTTTAAACGCAGCTGCTGGAGTTAAATTATCCTATTTCCGATCAGAATTCAATGAGCTTTCAGAAAATTCCTCCTATCTAGTTGAAAAGAAGTTTGCATTTTGCATTGGACCCATTGTCTCCCCCGATCGttttagacacaaaaatacaactTCGTGTCTCGAAATTGAATCAAACAACGTAAGAAATATACACTACACATATTCACTCATATATGTTGCATTATATTTCCCATCCACCACAACCTATTTCTTCCAACAGACGACCAACTAAGTGACCATGAAGTCGACATGTCTGCTTATCTTGGCTTCTCTCGTGGTCTGCAACTTGGCCGTGTCTGGAGGACAGGGCATCCCCGATGAGGATGAGACGGACCGAAGCACCATAGACGACATCATACTACAGAGAGCAGAAAGTCTCCTGTTACGGTCCATTCTCAGAAAGATGCAGGATGAAGACGGCAGAAGCGGTGCGTAAAATACGCAGTAGCCTATGTCTTGGATCATTTTTAACATTGCCTAGTCATGTGGTGATGCAAAATAAAGTAGGCTAAGTAAAAAATTCAGTTGTAAACCTGTCATTTACTGCTACCATTATATTAATAGGCTATCTGGGCTCTTTGTCTCGTTTTTCAAACTGAAAGCCTAAGTAACTAAAGTGGCAACATGTTAAAACTAGTTTTCCAGTTGGATAaaaattcattaattaataatgtttgaaattgtcttttaaaacattaaaattgaaAGGAATCTTCTTCCAAAATGATGCAAGGCATATGGGCCACCAACTACATTCGTTTGTGTGCACGAAATAGACAAGCTGGGGAAACACATCTTTGCAGTACAGGGATATACTTAAAGTTGACTTGGGGATACTTCAAGTGATCGagataatgtttttctttctccagaGGGATCTTCCTCTCAGACAGAATGGGTGACAAAACGACAGCATCCCGGTAAGAGATATAGTGCGGATTTGGAGAAGCGACAGCATCcggggaggagagaagaagatgaGGACGAACAATACTTGGATGTTGAAAGGAGACAGCACCCGGGCAAGCGCGAAGATGAAATGCACTCGTTCATGGAGCTCCAGAAAAGGCAGCACCCGGGAAAGCGCTCCGCGACGGGACACATTTCAGAAAACCCCCTAATGCTCCTGAGTGAACTTTCAAAACGGCAGCACCCGGGCAAGCGCTACCTGGTGCTGCACAGCAAACGCCAGCACCCAGGTAAGCGCCATCCCGCGGATGAGGACGGCGATGGGGACTGGGATGCGGATGCAAATGGAAACGATGACCTCGCTGAGTTGGGAAAGCGTCAGCACCCAGGAAAACGGTTTTGGGATAACTCCAATCCGGATTTAGGCACAAACAGTCCGTGTGATGTTTTGGACCCTACGAGCTGCAGCAAGACCAGTTTGCTGCTCGACTTTTTAGACAACATTAACAAGAGTCATGCCGAGGAGAAGAGACAACACCCGGGTAAAAGGTTTGCACCCGAGGAGGATTTAGTGGATGGAGAGTAGGTTAAGCAAATATCTGGTGTGCGCGTACTACTGTattgtaaacaaaataaatgtgtaaattaagTGACCATAATGAATtattaaacatgaaaaaaaaagataaaagaattTATCAATCATTTAACCTTTTGTGCCACAGTTTTTCTTTGGCAGCAAATTACTGTGTCATGGCAAAACATTtatctgctgtttttttctttggacAGTGCGTAATTGTCCTCCAAAGTCAGTTTGGAGGACAATTACGCACTGTGTACTATTTCGCTGTAAAGAGATGCGCGTGCCCTATGTTGAACTTTATTAATgggttattattaatattaatatttattccGTAGATTAGGCTACTCATGctgaaaaatttaattattactaCTGACTTTTGGATGTTGCCTCTGTGAGGCAGCGCACGCTTGTCAGTACCGTAGGACATGCTTGCAATATGATCAAAGTGGAGATAACGTTTACAGATTTGCTTTGGAAAAtctttaattttattcagtTGTGATTCATTCTTTTCTACATAATGATTATCACAGCAAATAAAATGTCTCATTGGTTATTTTTCTACACATTATTGCATGAATTAAGTTTATTTAACCTAATGTTGTAAATTAAAAGCTTTGCCTTAAAGTCAACCACCAATGTTTTTGTTGGACAATAAAATGCATTGGTAAAAATGTATGGTTTGCTTTAGTTGCAGTAAATGCATGTCTATTAAACTGTTTATTCAACCCAACTAGGTCTAATAGTGTGAAGTCCAACAAATCACTCACCCTGCCTTTGGCCCCATCGGGAATGATTCATGCATTTCAATAGAAAGACAGAGTGTGTCAGGTATCTGCCTCCCAGATTAATTGGGCTCATTCCATCAGAGCCTTGGGAGCCGCTGTCAACAGGCCTGATCAATATGTAAATCTCAACTCCAGCAGTAATGATCAGGGTTCAGTGGATTGACAAACCATTAAGCAAGGGGAAGAAACTAATGTACAGGATGAACGTATTTAGATGAATTATGTTTCATGCATGAACTGACTACATGAGATTCCTCAAGGACGTCGTTTTAAAAGTACACAAGGCCATCTGTGAAAAGTATGATGGtgatctgcacacacacacacacacacacacacacacacacaaacacacacaaacaacttcaATTCCTCTGTGGATTGTGAAGTaaattttcaatatttttggTCTGTAAGCccttgaaatgaaacaaagtctAGGCTGTGACCTTTCATCATAGGTGGATGTGATTTTTGAGCAGTTTCACCAAGGactcatatttatttttagatttaggTTTCAGAGGCCTTAAAAAAGGGAGACTTACACGGGAtttcacagaaaataaaatcaaagtaaataattttacattaaacataattttatgtaacagaaatatttttttatttttctacattcAATGCTCTTGATTTATGGTCCTAACCCCAAGACTGAAAACCACTGATATAGTTCTACCAATTAGACTTGTAATTTGCTTATAAAAAGTTCATGACATTACCCTTAGTTTTGGGCCCCTTTGGACCTCCTATTCCTCCTATTCTCTGTGCATTGTGTATGCACCCTGTTGCCATGTGAGCAACAACTAAAGTGTACAGGGCACTGTACACGTTGCATCTTAATTGTGTTTTGCCAGAGAGCCCCAGAAACTGAGCCATAGgcttaaaatgaataaagtttATAAAACTATGAACTCAAACTGAAATAATTGAATGTCTATAAACTAGATTTTGAAACACGGCCACTCACACACCCTGAGCCTCAGGGTTAAAGTTGGGGTTAGTGATTCTAATCCAGTACACGTCTGTTTGTCAAATTCAGAGAGTATCTCCTCACTGCTAGCTGTTCATTCTGTGTGTGGCTGGAAAAAAATCCCTATTGTTTGTACACAGCCATGGCTATGTAAATGGGAAACCTACAAAGTGGCCCACACCCGACCACACAACATTATTCCAGCTGTTGTTCCAGCCATCATTTATGTGTCAGTTAGTGTTAGTAATTACTTGGCCACGGGAATTTCAGCTTTATTTAATTTGCAaagacatgctgctgttgtgatgttagctatagtatcAGGAAAGTTGTGAGTACCGCTgttgtgctggctctgggaccgtctcgtaCATTTTTGCTTCACAGCAGCAACCGTAGTGACAGTGTGCTAACCCACAATGGCCACAACTTAGATAACGTTAGTTACTTTACTTGCAATGTCACTGttcgctctatatcatggtatttgtcattgtattagatttctccagaatcgcttagTCCATCTTTAAGTAATAATGAATGCTCTTATCATCAGGTCACACTGTAGTGCATATTCCTAATtactttaatttactttaatgaaTTAAATTGTCCCAAACCGTCTGACACACAGTGGCTGTTTCCCGCTTTGCACACCAACCTTGTATTTGCCAACCTAAACCAACTCACAGCAAGCACAGTCCATTAGTCATGGCAAACTTTGTTTCAAATAGGCTTattaacagaaaacaaaagcagaaagaaaCACAGGCTGGCATTACAACAGCCTACAGCCAGTAATCATCAGGATCTGAATCCAAATCAAGAAGTTTGTAAAgggaaaaataacacattaataaacaaaaaggtAGAAATCAAAAAATATACTGTTGAAATTaatattaaacttaaaaaatcaaagggaaaaagcataatgtggagaaaaacaaatcaacagCGGCAACAGGCTAAGTAAGTAGCCTATGAGAAGACGTAGGGGAACTAACAGGACAGAAATAGGAACAATAGACAGTAGAGCATTTTCTAGCAACATGCAGAAAAATATAGGCTACAGAAGAAAGACAAGTGATGATCATACAATTGTGGACAAGTAGAGGTCAGTGTAAAAAAGTACATTTGACTGTTTGGTTTTATAAGAGCTACTGggaagggcgtcactttgtgttgaaaagtggtggtgacataagggctcagattaggggcgtgatgATACACTTGGATCACGAGACATGAGgatgaacaagaagaagaattaaCATTAGGAAATGGTGAGATTTATGAGGGGGAGTCTGGGGGTCCTCACCCAGaaaattggagcattaaacacttaatttcctgcattctggagacattttcttctccaatttatggtggaaatgtcttttttatgtaaagggaaacattCAGCTGGGAGGTGAcgatttataaatataaaaatacaacataatatAATGCAGCAATCAGCTGCTTGTTCTTTTTAGCTTaggttactttttttggacaatgcacatttgtttcttccatatttgaattgcattgcatgttttcttattgtgcaaataaacctttctcaaagcattttcatttgttagttaatatttcttggtgcaagctatttttcagaacatgttatgctttcaaaaagtgatggggacaaagtcagccatttcaaaatgtggtggggacatgtcccatgcgtccccagtgtaaatgacacctttGGCTACTGGACttatttaaagacattttaaataatggACATTGACGCCAACTACCtctcagaagaagaagaaaaagaagatgaagagaCCTCATATAATCCCGCGTGTTTTTCAAGTTTTCAACTTTttatatactgtctatggttgTGAAGCCAGTGTGTTTCGTGCCATatgtctctcttctctttccttaCACACTGAATGCTAATCACATGACCAGgcagggctgctgctgctgctgcagctggtgtTGTCGAGCTGTCAAAGAAAAGCTTAACTGTCAACCACACAGTTATTGTTGGATTCATTTGTAAGTATACACTATCTGTCGTGTTGCTAAGTCCGCgactgtttgttgttgtgatgttggAAGTTATTTATCTCCGTGTTTTGAACAACGACATTGCAGAAACGATGTCTAAAGAAAGCGAGACCTGCAGCTAGCGTTCTCGAGCTAACGTTGCATTCTCTGCTAGGCGGCCAAATATTAAACAATACAACTTTAGCCATTGGTTAGTTAATATGCAAATATCAAATTGGACAGTGCTCGCAGTCAGAAAAGCAAATACTTGTCGTCTAGTTAGGTTTGGTTTTTTTCCACTGACAACAACCGTGGGTTGTTGATACACAAACTGACTGAGTGGGTTAGCTAGGTATAAACtcttaacgttagctaacgtgaCCTGGTAAAAATGTAGCGTTTAAATCTACAGGTTAATTTCAATGTGCACAAGATCAAGAAAACATGTAACGTTAAATAACTATAATCATTGTGAAATAACTTATGTGTAAGACTTGTGAAACTCAACACTGtctgcagtaacgttagcttgttggctagaatttatttaaaaaagcatgCAGCTTTTCAGCAGTGGGTGTAAATCTGAATGTTTGTTTCTTCACTCATGAGAGCAATATAACACGACTGTACAGGTGTAATAACCCCATTTATATTCTATATCAAGTAAGaatgtaatatattttaccTTCGCAATCCTCTCTGACCTGACACCCCTGCCTCCCATGTTTTACTCACATATAAGTCACAGTGTGTCATTACAGGAAATGATGCATTATTCAGTTTGCATAACTTACCAGATATGGTTAAAATTGACATTCTAATCAGAATACATGTTTAAATCTGTGTTGGATTTTTGGCCAATTTAGGAAACATTTTAATCCCACAAAGTCTGCTTTGTCCTGCTCTTTAGATTCCCAAGCTTTTCTCTGTTGTGATGGCACTAATATAGGGTGGGTTTCACACCCTGTGACATGTGGACCGAAGCAAGAATCTCCCATTTTGCATCTCGTCTCCAACAACACAGCCACTGTCATGGCCTCCAGTTATCCACCCCCTTTTGAGGTCACAGGTGAAGTGAAGGAGGGCTTTCTTTGCCCACTTTGCCTGAAGGACCTTCAGTCATTCTACCAACTCCAAGACCACTACGAAGAGGAGCACTCTGGGGATGACCGCCATGTTAGAGGACAGCTCAAAAGTGGGTCCCATTAATTGTACTTGTGGATTCCGCTCACAGCCATAATGGCATTTGAGTCTTATCACATCTTGTCAcgtaaaacagagaaaaaagaacATTGTACTGTTTAGTTAAGCTAAAAGTCCGTGTGGCTTCATTTAAAAAGCAGTTTTAAAGAGTACATCATGAATTTGATTCAAGGGCAATGCAGTGTTAGAGCAGGGGAATTGTTTCCAGGATGATTTGGCAACatattctgctgctgcttttcatgGCAGGACAAACAGGAATGTGATAAAATGTAGAGAGGAAGAATATATTGATGGGAAACAGAGGCACGCAAGAAGGAATCTAGTTGTTCAATTCAATCATTCATCTGGAAATTAGTGGatgttcttgtggacttgtggTCCATGTGTATATAATATCCTTTCTGCATTTTCCACACATAGTGGTATTTGTGTCGAATTTTCTTTGTACGCAGGTTTGGTTCAGAAGGCAAAGAAAGCCAAAGACAAGCTGTTGAAAAGGGATGGAGATGACAGACCGGACACAGGCAGTTATGAGTCCTTCTACTATGGTGGAGTGGACCCCTACATGTGGGAGCCTCAGGAACTGGGTGAGACTGGAAAACTGGATTGTAAACTCTCAACCTTTTAGTTTGTTAACTTGgccttttcatatttttttcacacaaGAGTGACAGAGAAGGCCTTCAAGCAGCCACCACTATTATGGTTTCCTTCCTCTTTGCTTTTGCAGGAGCAACCAGAAGTCACCTGGACTTCTTTAAAAAACACCGGGCAGCCAGGATAGATCACTATGTCATTGAGGTCAACAAGCTCATAATCAGACTGGAAAAGGTGTGCTTACAATAGCAAATCACACGTTATTTTCTTCCCACTGCTGTTGAAATTACAGTAAGAATGGCTTAACTGTGCTGACTCATTCACCATGAAAACTGTCTTTTCAGTTGACATCGTTTGACAGAACCAGCTCAGATGTCGCCAAAATCAGAGGTTTGTCCACGTGTTTTCAATACAAGTCTGACTTTCTTTCTCAGTGTATGTAAATATGATTTATTCATCATAAATTAATCATCCTTTTATAGCCATTGAGAAGTCAGTGGTGTCATGGGTGAATGACTCAGATGTCCCCTTCTGTCCCGACTGTGGAAACAAGTTCAACATCCGGAACAGGCGGCACCACTGTCGCCTCTGTGGGTCCATCATGTGTAGGAAGTGCATGGAATTTGTCCCCTTACCTTTGGCTCGTATGTATCAACAAAACCCTTGCAAACTAGAGGAAGTAATCATATATCTAGTTGAAGTCATGTTGTCTGAGTGCTGTGTTCGCATTTTGTCTCTTCACAGAAAAGCTAATTACTGGGACACGAGAGGCCCTGTGTGTACCTGGAAGCCCCGTTCAGTCCCAGTCTCCACCAGCAGGAGGTGGCGGTGGAAGCAGTGGGATGGGCTCCAGGAGAGGCAGCATCAGCAGCCTGAGCAGCGTAACCTCTATTCTGGAGGAAAAGGATGACGAGAAGATTCGCTGCTGTCACCACTGTATGGACACGCTGCTGAAGATACAGCACAAGTTGGAAGAGAAGGACCACGTGCCGGATATAGTGAAACTTTACGAGGTTGGCACATCAAATTATCTCGTAGATGGAAAGAATCactacatatttaaaaatctgtCTCTTCCTCTATTGCCACTAGTGTCgtttgatgttttcttttcaagCTGCCTTGAGTTTACACTGCTGTATCCTTCCCGCCATTCAgtctttgtctttgtggttTCCTGTTGTTCACTTGCTCAAAACTTTTCTTCCTGTCAGAGGCTGAGGATGTGCATGGAGAAGGTGGATGAAAGGGCTCCAGAATACATCAAAATGGCAGAGTCTCTCAAGtaagtcacatttaaaaaataaatacatgtaaaaaaaagttgatttcTAATTATTTCTGATATGAGAAATAATCTTTGGATCTTTGATTTAAGCGACTGTTGCTTACCCCCATGGCTTTATACTTTCACAGTGCAGGAGAAACCACATACAACCTTGACACTGCTGGTGGACTGAGACTGGAAGTACAGAAATACTACGAACTAATCGATGCCCTGAGGTAGATGTCAGTCCTAAATGAGTCTTCTgtaatgtttgtctttttaaaaaaagatcacacagagttgtgtgttttcttcttaGTAAGAGGATTTTAACACTAAGTGCAAAAGATGATCCACCACCGCATCCAAAGGCCCTCCAGCTGCAGAGGATGGTCCGCTATACAGCCACGCTATTTGTCCAGGTGAGAACAAAGTTCAGACAAAAAAGCAGACCCCATTCGGACAGAGGAAATATTACGTGAGGAGGTTGGCAACAACATATTTGCCATCCCCGTTTATACCACACGTCATCATTCGAGTCGGCAATTTAGTCACTGGCCAAATACAGGAGCTGGTTCTGTCATAGACAATGATATGCTGTGGGACACTGACCTTCTTCAGGCttagtattattttttaataataataacattaggAATTATTTAGCTGTAAATTCATTATTAACACGGACATCTGCACACTACTATGTTTCTTTTTGAGTGTTGATTAGGCTGTGCTGCTTTCACAGTAAGACTGGGACTTTTGTCTGCAGCAATCTGATATACATGCTGCTGCTCACTACACATAAAATCTGTTTAGCTACACAGACAGGTAGACTAGCAAAACAGAATTGCCTTTAACGCGGCACTGCTCATTTGATGAGCTTGTCTCGTAAAGGTCTCACTTTTTCTTTCCGTAAATGTTTCCACTTTGGTTGTCAAGTCAGTAGCAGTAAACACATCTCTATGTTTAAAACCTCAGAGGCACACTTTTAAAATGCATAGTTTCTGTCCTGAGTAGACTTAACTTATAGGAAGAGCAGAGGGTTGGTAAGTAATTGGGACTGTAATTAATACAGGGATGGGAGGTAAAAATCTCACACGTACTACACGTGAAATCACCGACCAGCACAGGCAATATTTAAATCACCCCACCTCCCAGAGAAATAAATCCTGTCCGAATGGGCTGTACAGTATTTCTACAATCATCACCCTGTTACGTTTATACAGTACTTCTGTATGTCATGCTCCTTTGATCCTTTCCCTCCCTGAATTCACCCATTCTTTGTATTCTCCTTGTTTCAGGAGAAGCTGTTAGGTCTCATGTCTTTACCCACTAAGGAGAAATATGAAGAGctgaaagaaaagaggaaacaggAACAAGAGAAGCGAGTCCAACAAGAGAGACTGGTGAGATTGTGTACTGGTACTTCTGTGTTGAATTTTCATACAATAAAAGTTATTCAACgtttattcatatattttccCTTCTCAACAGGCAGCCCAGGAGACCCTGAAGAGGAGGCAGGAGTCTGAGAAAAACCGTCCACCTCCCAGTACCAACGGAGAGCTGCCGCAGCCCCCTAGAGCTCCACGCATGACCAAAGCTGGTGGTTGGTTGCCCTCTGCAGACTCTGTCCATGCACGCAGCGAGCTGGAGGACCCCCTCCTGCAGCAGATTGAGAACATACAGTCATTCCTTCGTCAGGCACGAGAAGCCAAGAGGACAGACGAGGTAGCCATGTTGGAGGAGAACTTGCGTCAGCTGCAGGATGAATACGAccagcagcagaccagcctGGCCATCGCACTCTCCCAGAAGCTGGCTGAGGAGGAGAGCTTGCAGCAGGGGGAGTTCCACCGCCTGGAAACACGggaaagggaggagagggagaactGGGGCCCCACTGTGGGCTCCACCCAGCCTCTCATCACCTGGGATAGGTCTTTGGATATCAGTCCGGCAGGGGGCTTCCAAGGAGAGGAAGAAACTGCAGCAGAAGACCTGACTCCTAAAGCTGACAGGAGTCCATCCTCTGTAAGAGCGTTCCCTGCTCTCACAAGCCAGGAAGAGTCACCTCCCAGGTTGAGGAGCTTAGGGGGGCAGGTAACCCCCCCTGGTGGTGAAGGACAGAACAGCACCCCCCTTAACCCTTTTGATGAGGAGGACTCTACTCCCATTGAAGAGGATCCATCCAATCCCTTCTTCGAGGACATCAAGAGGGAACACAAAGAAGTAGTCAATGGGAAGAAGGAATACAACCCGTtcgatgaagatgatgatgagcAGGAGGACAAACAGACCGCACCTGGCAACCCCTTTGAGGAGGATGCTGACACTGACACAGTTAACCCTTTTCTGGAGGCTACTGGGAATTCTCCAGGAGTCTCGACCAACCCCTTTGACGGGGACAGTGACGACGGGGTTTTGCCCGATGTGGACATGATAGAGGAGGAACTTCTGCTGCAGCAGATTGACAACATTAGGGCCTACATTTTTGACGCAAAGCTCAGCGGCCGTCTCGACGAGGTGGAGCTCCTGTCACAGAACCTGAGAGAGCTACAGCACACCTTACAGgaacagaagagaaagaagCACTGACACCTTTCCCTCAAAATCCCTCTGACTACCTGCTACTTACCAAGTCCTGCAAGGCTAGCTCACTCTACGTGACTAATGAGCCCACTGATTCTAGTTTGGGTGAGGTCTGCTGCACCACAAAAAGATTAGGTTAGTCCCAAAACTAAACACATAGTAAAGCTCAGTTGTCTGGAGTGACTTTGTTCATTTCCAAACATCTTTCTAAACCACTAATCCTGTACAGGGTCACACGGGGCTGGTgcctatcccagcatgcacaataTAAGATATAAGCCATGTTGTATCAGcgcaaacacaaacagtgggAGAATGCTAAATTTTTAATGGGACAGTCAGATGGTTGTTTGAATTGAGTATAGCTGTGGTCTTGTGTCAGGATGTATGATTAGGCTCTCTGGCAGAAGGCATGAGAAGTTGAAATGTAATTATGGCTAAGGGGGAACAAATGAGAGTATAAACACGTTATGAAGCGCATAAATCAATGGATCAACACATCGTTACAAATTAAGTTAAAAGAGTACTCCACCAATTAAGCAGTCCGAAACATCTCATGATGgactttgtttttaattcaagGATCAAAATAGATGCAGTAgatgcattcttcttccttgtcaaaacctggtgccGAAATGACCCAAAATGCCACTTGACGGTCTGAGATTTGGGTTGTGTTAATAGCGGCTAATGCAGCCTCAagcgggctacagaggtct
It encodes:
- the trh gene encoding pro-thyrotropin-releasing hormone, which produces MKSTCLLILASLVVCNLAVSGGQGIPDEDETDRSTIDDIILQRAESLLLRSILRKMQDEDGRSEGSSSQTEWVTKRQHPGKRYSADLEKRQHPGRREEDEDEQYLDVERRQHPGKREDEMHSFMELQKRQHPGKRSATGHISENPLMLLSELSKRQHPGKRYLVLHSKRQHPGKRHPADEDGDGDWDADANGNDDLAELGKRQHPGKRFWDNSNPDLGTNSPCDVLDPTSCSKTSLLLDFLDNINKSHAEEKRQHPGKRFAPEEDLVDGE
- the LOC123974811 gene encoding rabenosyn-5, which encodes MASSYPPPFEVTGEVKEGFLCPLCLKDLQSFYQLQDHYEEEHSGDDRHVRGQLKSLVQKAKKAKDKLLKRDGDDRPDTGSYESFYYGGVDPYMWEPQELGATRSHLDFFKKHRAARIDHYVIEVNKLIIRLEKLTSFDRTSSDVAKIRAIEKSVVSWVNDSDVPFCPDCGNKFNIRNRRHHCRLCGSIMCRKCMEFVPLPLAQKLITGTREALCVPGSPVQSQSPPAGGGGGSSGMGSRRGSISSLSSVTSILEEKDDEKIRCCHHCMDTLLKIQHKLEEKDHVPDIVKLYERLRMCMEKVDERAPEYIKMAESLNAGETTYNLDTAGGLRLEVQKYYELIDALSKRILTLSAKDDPPPHPKALQLQRMVRYTATLFVQEKLLGLMSLPTKEKYEELKEKRKQEQEKRVQQERLAAQETLKRRQESEKNRPPPSTNGELPQPPRAPRMTKAGGWLPSADSVHARSELEDPLLQQIENIQSFLRQAREAKRTDEVAMLEENLRQLQDEYDQQQTSLAIALSQKLAEEESLQQGEFHRLETREREERENWGPTVGSTQPLITWDRSLDISPAGGFQGEEETAAEDLTPKADRSPSSVRAFPALTSQEESPPRLRSLGGQVTPPGGEGQNSTPLNPFDEEDSTPIEEDPSNPFFEDIKREHKEVVNGKKEYNPFDEDDDEQEDKQTAPGNPFEEDADTDTVNPFLEATGNSPGVSTNPFDGDSDDGVLPDVDMIEEELLLQQIDNIRAYIFDAKLSGRLDEVELLSQNLRELQHTLQEQKRKKH